The proteins below come from a single Sorghum bicolor cultivar BTx623 chromosome 4, Sorghum_bicolor_NCBIv3, whole genome shotgun sequence genomic window:
- the LOC8077636 gene encoding uncharacterized protein LOC8077636, translating to MSSSPPPCSKTAAGHAPARYCLCAPTTHPGSFRCRLHRSSSSMDATAAASEEAKEAAAAAARAFLERMTTARKPRRQGVSGTIFLPGPSRLGATATADE from the coding sequence ATgagctcctctcctcctccgtgctCCAAGACCGCCGCCGGTCATGCGCCGGCCAGGTACTGCCTGTGCGCGCCGACGACGCACCCGGGCTCGTTCCGGTGCAGGCTGCACCGGTCGTCGTCATCAATGGATGCCACGGCGGCAGCATCGGAGGAGGCCAAGgaagcagccgccgccgccgcgcgcgcgtTCCTGGAGCGGATGACGACGGCCCGGAAGCCGAGGCGGCAGGGCGTGTCTGGGACGATTTTCTTGCCTGGACCTTCGAGGCTGGGAGCCACCGCCACGGCGGATGAGTAA